Proteins co-encoded in one Prunus persica cultivar Lovell chromosome G6, Prunus_persica_NCBIv2, whole genome shotgun sequence genomic window:
- the LOC18773961 gene encoding two-component response regulator ARR17, which translates to MVTASASASASSSAAPILMGWDGDEKPHVLAVDDSFVDRRIIEKLLTNSACKVTTAENAQGALELLGLADGQQNFGNTVSKVNLIITDYSMPGMTGYELLKKIKESPTGKEIPVVVVSSEHIPTRIEKCLEEGAKEFLLKPLRQSDVNQLRCHLMKLGNPNDEGMVCMGR; encoded by the exons aTGGTTACTGcctctgcttctgcttctgcttcttcttcagcagCACCAATATTAATGGGGTGGGATGGTGATGAAAAGCCACACGTTTTGGCTGTTGATGATAGTTTTGTGGATCGCAGAATCATTGAAAAGTTACTCACCAACTCTGCATGCAAAG TGACCACCGCAGAGAACGCACAGGGAGCATTGGAGCTGTTGGGTCTGGCAGACGGCCAACAAAACTTCGGCAACACC GTTTCAAAGGTAAACCTGATAATCACTGATTACAGTATGCCAGGAATGACAGGGTATGAGCTTCTAAAAAAGATTAAG GAATCACCAACCGGGAAGGAGATCCCAGTAGTTGTCGTATCATCTGAGCACATACCTACTCGAATTGAGAA GTGCCTCGAGGAAGGAGCGAAAGAGTTCTTGCTGAAGCCTCTCCGGCAATCAGACGTTAATCAACTGAGATGTCATTTGATGAAGTTGGGAAACCCTAATGATGAAGGGATGGTTTGCATGGGAAGATAA